A DNA window from Zingiber officinale cultivar Zhangliang chromosome 3A, Zo_v1.1, whole genome shotgun sequence contains the following coding sequences:
- the LOC122050547 gene encoding RING-H2 finger protein ATL32-like produces MSSFLVHNSGVAIFGFCMFLCLLYVLLFRSCVRHRRSASTGEVDDLALREAGLSQPTIDALPSFVYRGRGESKDGAASATVDCAVCLGQVAEGEMVRQLPTCRHAFHIECIDKWLRSHSLCPLCRADTKPPPPPLPE; encoded by the coding sequence ATGTCCTCGTTCCTGGTACACAACAGCGGCGTCGCCATCTTCGGCTTCTGCATGTTCCTCTGCCTTCTCTACGTTCTACTTTTCAGGAGCTGCGTCCGCCACCGGCGCAGCGCCTCCACCGGCGAGGTCGACGACTTGGCGCTTCGCGAAGCCGGACTCAGTCAGCCGACCATTGACGCGCTGCCGAGCTTCGTGTACCGCGGCCGCGGCGAAAGCAAAGACGGCGCCGCTTCCGCCACCGTCGACTGTGCGGTCTGCCTAGGCCAGGTGGCGGAGGGGGAGATGGTGAGGCAGCTGCCGACCTGCCGCCACGCCTTCCACATCGAGTGCATTGACAAGTGGCTGCGCTCCCACTCGCTCTGCCCGCTTTGCCGTGCCGACACAAAGCCGCCCCCGCCACCGCTGCCGGAATAA